One part of the Verrucomicrobiota bacterium genome encodes these proteins:
- a CDS encoding PQQ-binding-like beta-propeller repeat protein → MPNKNTVGGFGINTYATPSPVSDGRFVYLHYGTYGTACIDPKTAEIQWLRRDVNCRHFRGPASSPVLYKNLLILTMDGVDHQYVTALNKADGKTVWKTGRTTDFNDLLEGIPKKEGDERKGFNTPLIITVDGKDQLISVGAKSCFAYDPMTGMEIWHVDFPSHSAAARPFFDGEKVYVSTGYGKADLLAIRPDGKGDVTDSKIAWVYKKNVPRRASFLVLDKRLYMVDDGGVATCLNTEDGEMIWRDGLGGNHSASLIHSNGLIYAFNEFGEGRLFKHDDTFTIVRENKLDNGMFASPAAVGNSILLRTTTHLYRIDG, encoded by the coding sequence GTGCCAAATAAAAATACCGTGGGTGGGTTTGGAATAAATACTTACGCAACCCCGTCACCAGTCAGTGATGGAAGATTTGTTTACCTGCATTATGGAACCTATGGGACGGCCTGCATAGATCCGAAAACAGCAGAGATTCAATGGCTGCGCCGCGATGTCAACTGTCGTCATTTCCGTGGGCCAGCCTCTTCGCCGGTTCTATATAAGAATCTGCTCATCCTCACTATGGATGGTGTCGATCATCAGTATGTTACCGCCTTGAATAAAGCGGACGGCAAAACAGTTTGGAAAACGGGTCGAACAACGGATTTCAATGATCTTCTGGAAGGAATTCCGAAGAAAGAAGGGGATGAACGAAAAGGTTTCAATACGCCATTGATTATTACTGTTGATGGGAAGGATCAGCTGATAAGTGTAGGAGCGAAATCCTGTTTTGCCTATGATCCCATGACTGGTATGGAAATCTGGCATGTCGATTTTCCGAGTCATTCCGCAGCTGCCAGACCTTTTTTCGATGGTGAGAAGGTCTACGTCTCAACCGGGTATGGTAAAGCGGATCTTCTTGCGATCCGTCCAGATGGGAAAGGTGATGTGACTGATTCTAAAATTGCTTGGGTGTATAAAAAGAACGTTCCACGTCGAGCTTCGTTTCTGGTCCTGGACAAGCGACTTTATATGGTGGACGACGGAGGAGTGGCAACCTGTTTGAATACTGAGGACGGCGAAATGATATGGCGAGATGGGTTAGGAGGAAACCATTCCGCGTCGCTCATTCATTCCAACGGTCTCATTTATGCATTCAATGAGTTTGGGGAAGGCAGATTGTTTAAACATGACGACACTTTCACCATCGTTCGCGAGAACAAATTGGACAACGGTATGTTCGCTTCACCTGCCGCGGTTGGAAACTCCATCCTCCTCAGGACAACGACGCATCTTTATCGCATCGACGGCTAA